The following proteins are encoded in a genomic region of Streptococcus constellatus subsp. constellatus:
- the fni gene encoding type 2 isopentenyl-diphosphate Delta-isomerase → MSRNRKDEHIKYALKYESPYNSFDDMELIHCSLPKYDLDEIDVTTHFAGRDWEFPFYINAMTGGSEKGKDINQRLAQVAEACGILFVTGSYSAALNNPADDSYAVKKDKPDLLLATNIGLDKPYELGQHAITALHPLFLQVHVNLMQELLMPEGERSFKTWRAHLKDYAEKSTVPIVLKEVGFGMDLATIQTAYDLGIRTVDLSGRGGTSFAYIENRRGGNRDYLNDWGQSTLQALLNARSMMDKMDLLVSGGVRQPLDMVKAFVLGAKAVGLSRTMLELIERYSVTEVISIINSWKEDIRLIMCALACQNLTELRQVPYLLYGRLREAQNQMKKETR, encoded by the coding sequence ATGAGCCGAAATCGTAAAGATGAACACATAAAGTACGCACTCAAGTACGAGTCGCCTTATAATAGTTTTGATGACATGGAGCTCATTCATTGCTCGCTTCCTAAGTATGATTTGGACGAGATTGATGTAACAACGCATTTTGCAGGTAGAGACTGGGAGTTTCCGTTTTACATCAATGCTATGACAGGTGGAAGCGAGAAGGGGAAAGACATCAATCAACGCTTAGCTCAAGTAGCGGAAGCGTGCGGTATTCTGTTTGTCACAGGATCTTACAGTGCTGCTTTGAATAATCCAGCGGATGATTCTTATGCCGTTAAAAAAGATAAGCCAGATCTACTCCTTGCAACGAATATTGGGCTGGATAAGCCGTATGAGTTAGGTCAGCATGCAATCACAGCTCTTCATCCTCTTTTTTTGCAAGTGCATGTGAACCTCATGCAAGAATTGCTCATGCCAGAAGGAGAACGCTCCTTTAAAACTTGGCGAGCACATTTAAAAGACTATGCTGAAAAAAGCACAGTTCCAATCGTACTAAAAGAAGTTGGTTTTGGTATGGACTTAGCGACGATTCAAACGGCTTATGACTTGGGTATCCGAACAGTAGACCTTTCTGGACGTGGCGGAACGAGCTTCGCCTATATTGAAAACAGGCGTGGCGGCAATCGAGATTATCTCAATGATTGGGGGCAGTCTACTCTCCAAGCCTTATTGAATGCTCGGTCGATGATGGATAAAATGGACCTTCTTGTTAGCGGCGGAGTACGTCAGCCGCTTGATATGGTTAAGGCATTTGTTTTAGGCGCTAAAGCTGTTGGGCTTTCGCGCACGATGTTAGAATTAATCGAGAGGTATTCAGTAACCGAAGTCATTTCTATTATCAATAGTTGGAAGGAAGATATACGCTTGATTATGTGTGCACTTGCTTGTCAAAATTTGACGGAGTTAAGGCAAGTACCTTATCTTTTGTATGGACGTTTGCGAGAAGCACAAAATCAAATGAAAAAAGAAACCCGATGA
- the dinB gene encoding DNA polymerase IV has product MLIFPLINDTSRKIIHIDMDAFFAAIEERDNPALKGKPVIIGADPRLTGGRGVVSTCNYEARKFGVHSAMSSKEAYERCPQAIFISGNYEKYQAVSQQIREIFRRYTDVIEPISIDEAYLDVTKNKLRMKSAVKIAKLIQHEIWTELHLTSSAGVSYNKFLAKMASDYEKPHGLTVVLPGEAESFLSQMDVAKFYGVGKKTVAKLHDMGVYTGEDLLKISELTLIDLFGRFGFDLYRKARGISNSPVKVNRIRKSIGKERTYGKLLYDEDDIKKELTLLSQKVARSLKKHEKSGKTIVLKIRYADFSTLTKRQSLVTRTQDAEQIERIAHEIYDSLDEQARGVRLLGVTVTGFGM; this is encoded by the coding sequence ATGTTAATCTTTCCTCTAATCAATGATACGTCTCGGAAAATTATTCACATTGATATGGATGCCTTTTTTGCCGCTATAGAAGAAAGAGATAATCCAGCACTAAAAGGTAAACCAGTCATCATTGGAGCTGATCCCCGTTTGACAGGTGGACGAGGCGTTGTCTCGACTTGTAATTATGAAGCGCGAAAGTTCGGCGTGCATTCAGCAATGAGTTCCAAAGAAGCGTACGAACGTTGTCCGCAAGCGATTTTCATTTCGGGAAATTATGAAAAATATCAGGCAGTAAGCCAGCAAATTCGAGAAATTTTCAGGCGATATACAGATGTGATTGAGCCCATTAGTATTGATGAAGCCTATCTAGATGTGACCAAAAATAAGCTGAGAATGAAATCTGCTGTCAAGATAGCCAAGTTAATCCAGCACGAGATATGGACAGAGCTTCATTTAACAAGTTCTGCGGGTGTTTCCTATAACAAATTTTTGGCAAAAATGGCTAGTGACTATGAAAAGCCTCACGGGCTGACCGTGGTTTTGCCGGGAGAAGCAGAATCTTTTCTGTCTCAAATGGATGTTGCCAAATTTTACGGTGTTGGGAAAAAGACAGTAGCAAAGCTGCATGATATGGGTGTTTATACGGGGGAAGATTTGTTGAAAATTTCTGAGCTGACCTTAATTGATTTGTTTGGGCGGTTTGGTTTTGACCTTTATCGCAAGGCAAGAGGCATCAGCAATTCACCAGTGAAAGTCAATCGTATTCGTAAGTCTATTGGTAAGGAAAGGACTTACGGAAAATTACTATATGACGAAGACGACATAAAAAAGGAATTGACACTTTTATCGCAAAAGGTTGCTCGTAGTTTAAAAAAACATGAAAAGTCTGGAAAGACGATTGTCCTGAAGATTCGTTATGCAGATTTTTCGACGTTGACAAAGAGGCAAAGTTTAGTGACCAGGACGCAAGATGCAGAGCAGATTGAGCGCATTGCACATGAGATTTATGATAGCTTAGATGAGCAAGCAAGAGGTGTACGCCTTTTGGGTGTGACAGTAACTGGATTTGGAATGTAA
- a CDS encoding threonine/serine exporter family protein, which produces MIVLLQAAASFLAIVTFLIVLNVQKSMLIPGGALGMFIWLLYYVLKGPTNVIIATFIAAIIGSCISQVLSILYKTPAVVFILAILAPLVPGYLSYRTTAFFVTGNYSHAMVNATLVVILALVISIGMASGTVVLRLYHYLQKHRSS; this is translated from the coding sequence TTGATTGTCTTACTACAAGCTGCAGCAAGTTTTCTTGCGATTGTAACGTTCTTAATCGTTTTAAATGTTCAAAAAAGCATGCTCATTCCAGGGGGAGCTCTTGGAATGTTTATCTGGCTATTATATTATGTACTAAAAGGTCCGACAAATGTCATCATTGCTACGTTCATCGCAGCTATTATTGGGTCTTGCATTAGTCAAGTGTTGAGTATTCTCTACAAAACGCCCGCAGTCGTTTTTATCTTAGCCATTTTGGCTCCTTTGGTTCCAGGTTACCTTTCCTATCGTACAACCGCTTTTTTCGTTACCGGAAATTATAGCCACGCTATGGTAAATGCCACACTAGTGGTAATTCTGGCCTTAGTGATTTCGATCGGAATGGCAAGTGGCACAGTGGTGCTTAGACTATACCATTATCTACAAAAGCATCGCTCCTCATAA
- a CDS encoding hydroxymethylglutaryl-CoA synthase, with amino-acid sequence MNIGIDKIGFATANYVLKLADLAEARNIAPEKLSKGLLVKEFSVAPVTEDIVTMGASAAAAILTEEDKNEIDMVIVASESGIDQSKASAVFVHGLLRIQPFTRSFEMKEACYSATAALDYAKLHVEKHPSSKVLVIASDIAKYGIETPGEPTQGAGAVAMLITNNPRILIFNEDNVAQTRDIMDFWRPNYSTTPFVNGLYSTQQYLDSLETTWIEYQKRNQVSLKDFAAICFHLPYPKLALKGLKKIMDKSLPIEQQEQLQANFEQSILYSQKVGNIYTGSLFLGLLSLLENSTSLKASDRIALFSYGSGAVSEIFSGQLVAGFKQQLQTNHLEILNNRTLLSIPDYEKLFFEEANLDKNGSASFTNYENQDFALAEIVEHQRRYIKVEK; translated from the coding sequence ATGAACATTGGAATTGATAAAATTGGCTTTGCAACAGCCAATTATGTATTAAAGTTAGCCGATTTAGCAGAGGCACGTAATATTGCGCCAGAAAAATTAAGTAAGGGACTTCTGGTAAAGGAATTCAGTGTCGCTCCTGTTACAGAAGATATTGTAACGATGGGAGCAAGCGCTGCTGCAGCCATTTTGACAGAAGAAGATAAAAATGAGATTGACATGGTTATCGTAGCCAGCGAATCTGGAATTGACCAAAGCAAGGCTTCCGCTGTTTTTGTTCATGGTCTGCTCAGAATTCAGCCATTCACACGCAGCTTTGAAATGAAAGAGGCTTGCTATAGCGCTACTGCCGCACTGGATTATGCGAAGCTGCATGTCGAAAAGCATCCTAGTTCAAAAGTATTGGTCATTGCAAGTGACATTGCCAAGTATGGTATTGAAACACCGGGAGAGCCAACACAAGGGGCTGGAGCAGTGGCTATGCTCATCACAAATAACCCACGGATTCTCATTTTTAATGAAGATAATGTTGCTCAGACGCGAGATATTATGGACTTTTGGCGACCAAATTATTCTACAACGCCGTTTGTCAATGGTCTATATTCTACTCAGCAATATTTGGATAGTTTAGAAACGACTTGGATAGAATATCAAAAACGCAACCAAGTGTCCTTAAAAGATTTTGCAGCAATTTGCTTCCATCTGCCTTATCCCAAACTAGCCTTAAAAGGGCTGAAAAAGATTATGGATAAGAGTTTGCCAATTGAGCAGCAAGAGCAACTACAAGCGAATTTCGAGCAATCTATTCTTTACAGCCAAAAGGTTGGGAATATCTACACAGGCTCTCTCTTTTTAGGTCTACTTTCTCTGCTTGAAAATAGTACGTCTCTTAAAGCAAGTGACCGGATTGCACTTTTTAGCTATGGGAGCGGGGCTGTGTCAGAAATCTTTAGTGGTCAGCTCGTAGCAGGCTTTAAGCAGCAACTGCAAACCAATCATCTGGAAATACTCAACAATCGCACGCTGTTAAGCATTCCAGATTATGAGAAACTATTTTTTGAAGAAGCAAATCTGGATAAAAACGGATCTGCTAGCTTTACAAACTATGAAAACCAGGACTTTGCTTTAGCAGAAATTGTTGAGCACCAACGTAGATACATCAAGGTGGAAAAATAA
- the pflB gene encoding formate C-acetyltransferase: MVVKTVVEAQDIFDKAWEGFKGEDWREKASVSRFVQANYTPYDGDESFLAGPTERSLHIKKIIEDTKAHYEETRFPMDTRATSIADIPAGYIDKDNELIYGIQNDELFKLNFMPKGGIRMAETALKEHGYEPDPKMHEIFTKYVTTVNDGIFRAYTTNIRRARHAHTVTGLPDAYSRGRIIGVYARLALYGADYLMAEKVEDWNALTEIDEETIRLREEINLQYQSLKEVVRLGDLYGLDVRRPAMNVKEAIQWVNIAFMAVCRVVNGAATSLGRVPIVLDIYAERDLARGTFTESEIQEFVDDFVLKLRTVKFARTKAYDQLYSGDPTFITTSMAGMGNDGRHRVTKMDYRFLNTLDNIGNSPEPNLTVLWTDKLPYAFRHYCMHMSHKHSSIQYEGVTTMAKDGYGEMSCISCCVSPLDPENEEQRHNIQYFGARVNVLKALLTGLNGGYDDVHKDYKVFDIEPIRDEVLNFDTVKANFEKSLDWLTDTYVDALNIIHYMTDKYNYEAVQMAFLPTHQRANMGFGICGFANTVDTLSAIKYATVKPIRDENGYIYDYETTGEYPRWGEDDPRSNELAEWLIEAYTTRLRSHKLYKNAEATVSLLTITSNVAYSKQTGNSPVHKGVYLNEDGSVNLSKLEFFSPGANPSNKARGGWLQNLNSLASLDFGYAADGISLTTQVSPRALGKTREEQVDNLVTILDGYFENGGQHVNLNVMDLKDVYDKIMNGEDVIVRISGYCVNTKYLTKEQKTELTQRVFHEVLSMDDALS; encoded by the coding sequence ATGGTTGTTAAAACTGTTGTCGAAGCACAAGATATTTTTGACAAAGCCTGGGAAGGCTTCAAGGGTGAAGATTGGCGAGAAAAAGCCAGTGTATCTCGTTTTGTACAAGCAAACTACACTCCTTATGATGGAGATGAAAGTTTCTTAGCTGGACCAACTGAACGTTCTCTTCACATTAAAAAAATCATTGAAGATACAAAAGCACACTATGAAGAAACGCGTTTCCCAATGGATACACGCGCCACTTCAATCGCTGACATCCCAGCTGGATATATTGACAAAGATAATGAATTGATTTATGGTATCCAAAATGATGAATTGTTTAAGTTGAATTTCATGCCAAAAGGTGGTATCCGTATGGCGGAAACTGCTTTGAAGGAACATGGCTATGAACCAGATCCTAAAATGCATGAAATTTTTACAAAATATGTAACAACTGTAAATGACGGTATTTTCCGTGCGTACACAACAAATATCCGCCGTGCACGCCATGCGCATACTGTTACAGGTTTGCCAGATGCTTACTCACGCGGACGTATCATTGGTGTTTACGCACGTCTTGCTCTTTACGGTGCAGATTACTTGATGGCAGAAAAAGTTGAAGATTGGAATGCTTTAACTGAAATTGACGAAGAAACAATCCGTCTCCGCGAAGAAATCAACCTTCAATACCAATCATTGAAAGAAGTTGTCCGTCTAGGTGACCTTTATGGTCTTGATGTTCGCAGACCTGCTATGAATGTAAAAGAAGCTATTCAATGGGTGAATATCGCTTTCATGGCTGTCTGCCGTGTCGTAAATGGTGCTGCTACTTCTCTTGGACGTGTGCCAATCGTTCTTGATATTTATGCAGAACGCGACCTTGCTCGTGGTACTTTCACAGAATCAGAAATCCAAGAATTCGTTGATGACTTCGTCTTGAAACTTCGTACTGTAAAATTTGCTCGTACAAAAGCATACGATCAACTCTACTCAGGTGACCCAACCTTCATCACAACGTCTATGGCAGGTATGGGAAATGATGGTCGTCACCGTGTGACAAAAATGGACTACCGTTTCTTGAATACACTTGACAATATCGGTAACTCACCAGAGCCAAACTTAACAGTTCTTTGGACAGATAAATTACCATATGCATTCCGTCATTACTGCATGCACATGAGTCACAAACACTCTTCTATCCAATACGAAGGTGTAACAACAATGGCGAAAGATGGCTATGGTGAAATGAGTTGTATTTCATGCTGTGTGTCTCCGCTTGACCCAGAAAATGAAGAACAACGCCATAATATCCAATACTTCGGTGCTCGTGTAAACGTGTTAAAAGCTCTTCTTACAGGTCTTAACGGTGGTTACGATGATGTTCACAAAGATTACAAAGTATTTGACATTGAACCTATTCGTGATGAAGTCCTTAACTTTGATACTGTTAAGGCAAACTTTGAAAAATCGCTCGATTGGTTGACAGATACTTACGTAGATGCATTGAATATCATTCACTACATGACAGATAAGTACAACTACGAAGCTGTTCAAATGGCCTTCTTGCCAACCCACCAACGTGCTAATATGGGATTTGGTATCTGTGGATTTGCCAATACAGTTGATACATTGTCAGCTATTAAGTATGCGACGGTCAAACCAATCCGTGACGAAAATGGTTATATCTACGACTACGAAACTACTGGCGAATACCCACGTTGGGGCGAAGACGATCCTCGCTCAAACGAATTGGCTGAATGGTTGATTGAAGCTTACACTACTCGTCTGCGCAGCCACAAACTCTACAAGAACGCAGAAGCTACTGTATCCCTTCTTACAATCACGTCTAACGTTGCCTACTCTAAACAAACTGGTAACTCACCGGTCCACAAAGGGGTATACCTCAACGAAGATGGTTCAGTGAACTTATCTAAATTGGAATTCTTCTCACCAGGTGCAAACCCATCTAACAAAGCTCGTGGTGGTTGGTTGCAAAACCTCAACTCACTAGCCAGCCTTGACTTTGGCTATGCAGCAGATGGTATCTCTCTCACTACACAAGTTTCACCTCGTGCTCTTGGTAAGACTCGTGAAGAACAAGTGGATAACTTGGTCACAATTCTTGACGGTTACTTTGAAAATGGAGGACAACACGTCAACTTGAACGTTATGGATCTTAAAGATGTCTATGATAAGATTATGAATGGTGAAGATGTTATCGTTCGTATCTCAGGTTACTGTGTCAATACCAAATACCTTACTAAAGAACAAAAAACTGAATTGACTCAACGTGTCTTCCACGAAGTGCTTTCAATGGATGACGCCCTTAGCTAA
- a CDS encoding hydroxymethylglutaryl-CoA reductase, degradative, with the protein MKLSWTGFSKKSLQERLKFLQDYHLLTENNQANLEYNHTLPLSTADQMSENVIGTFALPYAFVPDVMVDGQVYQVPFVTEEPSVVAAASFAAKMIKRSGGFKTTIHNRQMIGQVALCHVPDIKNAINNIQEKKQKLLELANQAHPSIVKRGGGARHLHAEYLNGEAEFLIVYLTVDTQEAMGANILNTMLEALKSPLEELSGGKSLMAILSNYATEALVTATCEIDIRFLDRNKSEALDIAKKIVLASQFAKQDPYRASTHNKGIFNGIDAVVLATGNDWRAIEAGAHAYASRNGTYQGLTTWSIKEATQTLYGEITLPLPIATKGGSIGLNPTVEVSFDLLNQPTAKELASIIASIGLAQNFAALKALVSTGIQQGHMKLQAKSLALLAGAQDTEISPLVSQLISEKNFSLKRAQEILEDFRQKS; encoded by the coding sequence ATGAAGTTAAGTTGGACAGGTTTTTCTAAAAAATCGCTACAAGAACGATTAAAGTTCCTGCAAGATTATCACTTGCTAACCGAAAACAATCAAGCAAACCTTGAATATAATCACACACTTCCTCTTTCAACGGCTGATCAAATGAGCGAAAATGTCATCGGAACCTTTGCCCTTCCTTACGCTTTCGTTCCCGATGTCATGGTAGACGGACAAGTTTATCAAGTTCCTTTTGTAACAGAAGAACCTTCTGTCGTTGCGGCTGCCAGCTTTGCAGCAAAAATGATTAAACGTTCTGGAGGCTTCAAAACAACCATTCACAATCGCCAAATGATTGGACAAGTTGCCCTCTGTCATGTGCCAGATATTAAAAATGCCATAAACAACATTCAGGAAAAGAAGCAAAAGTTACTAGAATTGGCAAATCAAGCCCATCCATCAATTGTCAAACGTGGAGGTGGAGCACGCCATTTGCATGCGGAATACCTAAATGGTGAAGCTGAATTTCTAATCGTCTACCTAACAGTTGACACCCAAGAAGCTATGGGAGCCAATATCCTCAATACCATGCTAGAAGCATTAAAATCACCATTAGAAGAGTTATCTGGTGGTAAAAGTTTGATGGCAATTTTATCAAATTATGCGACGGAAGCCTTAGTAACTGCCACCTGTGAAATTGATATCCGTTTTCTCGACCGAAATAAGTCAGAAGCCCTTGATATTGCTAAGAAAATAGTGTTAGCAAGCCAATTTGCCAAGCAAGATCCTTATCGCGCCAGCACCCACAACAAAGGAATCTTCAATGGGATTGACGCCGTCGTACTGGCAACAGGAAATGACTGGCGGGCAATTGAAGCGGGCGCACATGCCTATGCTAGCAGAAATGGAACTTATCAAGGATTGACGACTTGGTCCATCAAGGAAGCTACTCAAACACTCTACGGAGAGATTACTCTTCCACTTCCCATCGCTACAAAAGGCGGTTCCATCGGACTCAATCCTACAGTAGAAGTTAGCTTTGACTTGCTAAACCAACCAACCGCCAAAGAGTTAGCCAGTATCATTGCGTCTATTGGTTTAGCACAAAACTTTGCGGCTTTGAAAGCACTGGTCAGCACCGGCATTCAGCAGGGTCACATGAAACTGCAAGCTAAATCTCTCGCTCTTTTAGCCGGAGCTCAAGACACAGAAATCTCTCCTTTGGTTTCTCAACTCATTTCCGAGAAAAATTTTAGTCTCAAAAGAGCGCAAGAAATTTTAGAAGACTTTCGTCAAAAATCATAA
- a CDS encoding threonine/serine exporter family protein — MMEKRDVEREDKFNLTVDVLMLAGTLLLQSGSEIYRVEDTMIRIAHSQGIMDCNALAMPVAIFFSIENTNISRMKRITHSNYNIEKVCDVNQVSRELVSGDITLEEAFEKLVQLKKKKAPYTNKQLTLAATISAPFFSIMFGGNLYDALGAALATFFGFSFSLLVNKYVRIPFVTAFAGAFVFGLLAQIWARYSGFPSSADLIIAGAVMPFVPGIALTNAVRDLMTNHLNSGMSKIFETLLITLALGAGTSVALVLMK; from the coding sequence ATGATGGAGAAAAGAGATGTAGAAAGGGAAGACAAATTTAATCTAACTGTTGATGTCCTGATGTTAGCAGGTACGCTTCTGCTTCAAAGTGGTTCTGAAATTTATCGGGTTGAAGATACCATGATTCGGATTGCTCATTCTCAAGGAATTATGGATTGTAATGCACTCGCAATGCCAGTTGCCATTTTCTTTTCAATTGAAAACACCAATATTTCGCGTATGAAACGGATTACTCACTCAAATTATAATATTGAAAAAGTATGTGATGTCAATCAAGTATCACGCGAGCTTGTTAGTGGAGATATCACTCTTGAAGAAGCATTTGAGAAATTAGTTCAGCTAAAAAAGAAAAAAGCGCCTTATACAAATAAACAGCTAACGCTAGCTGCTACTATTAGTGCCCCTTTTTTCTCCATCATGTTTGGTGGCAATCTCTATGATGCACTCGGAGCTGCTCTTGCGACCTTTTTTGGCTTTTCTTTTTCTCTTTTGGTTAATAAATATGTGCGTATTCCCTTTGTCACAGCTTTTGCCGGTGCTTTTGTTTTTGGACTGCTGGCACAAATCTGGGCACGCTATTCTGGCTTTCCTTCAAGTGCTGACTTAATCATCGCAGGTGCTGTCATGCCTTTTGTTCCTGGTATTGCTCTAACCAATGCTGTACGTGATTTAATGACCAATCATCTCAACTCTGGAATGAGCAAAATCTTTGAAACATTGCTAATTACCCTAGCGCTAGGAGCAGGCACTTCCGTAGCTCTCGTCCTAATGAAATAA